From the Sporohalobacter salinus genome, one window contains:
- a CDS encoding phage portal protein, whose translation MATEAFILNDGEVIEKSEMQEYAIKASTKESQSKQLEDPFREEYEKGNIVKPLYDLGNLAKLLDMNTWHYRACKAKARDTAGDYKLTPLVDDSSEDQKQLLEDVIGDIDPEGNKSITEILEKFQLDYESTGNNALEIIGEGDNLKFKHIPAHTVRRTKDRQVYVQKRGTKKRYFKRFGVNFDLHYKSGEEYPEGQLSDEKDANEILHLMNYSSRSDYYGTPDNLPALMSILGDRESQEYNLEFFENHAVPDYAVTVTGTSLDKNTKKRIKKYFNESLKENRRTTLVITADKDDTDSEIDIGSDQEVEIKFEKLAADVKNSSFRLYRQDNRDEILAAHGVPPYRAAVAISGSLGQNVAEETNEIYKNSTIDPRQTILEQRINMIFQQKLEITDWRFEFVELDTSDQEKEDERHFKGFDKGAITPNELRQHLGYETKDDKEALNSHYVNGKAITGPLAQLSANDPVRKAKESEVVKAVHKMKEKLANVVKKHE comes from the coding sequence GTGGCTACTGAAGCTTTTATACTTAATGATGGAGAAGTAATTGAAAAATCGGAAATGCAGGAATATGCAATTAAGGCTAGCACAAAAGAAAGTCAAAGTAAGCAGTTAGAAGATCCTTTTAGGGAAGAATATGAGAAGGGGAATATAGTAAAACCACTTTATGATTTAGGGAATTTAGCTAAATTGTTGGATATGAACACCTGGCATTATCGGGCATGTAAAGCTAAAGCTAGAGATACTGCCGGGGACTATAAATTAACTCCATTAGTTGATGATTCTAGTGAAGATCAAAAACAGCTTTTAGAAGATGTAATTGGAGATATAGACCCAGAAGGTAATAAATCTATAACTGAAATTTTAGAGAAGTTTCAATTGGATTATGAAAGCACAGGGAACAATGCTTTAGAGATTATAGGTGAAGGAGATAATTTAAAGTTTAAGCATATTCCAGCTCATACAGTCCGAAGAACAAAAGATAGGCAAGTTTATGTTCAAAAACGAGGAACTAAGAAAAGATATTTTAAGAGGTTTGGAGTTAACTTTGATTTACACTATAAAAGTGGCGAGGAGTATCCGGAAGGACAACTATCAGATGAGAAAGATGCTAATGAGATTTTACACTTGATGAATTACTCTTCTAGATCTGATTATTATGGCACTCCAGATAATCTTCCAGCTTTAATGTCGATACTTGGTGATCGGGAAAGTCAAGAATATAATCTAGAGTTTTTTGAAAATCATGCAGTTCCTGATTATGCTGTTACAGTTACTGGAACTAGTCTTGATAAAAATACTAAGAAGAGAATCAAGAAATATTTTAATGAGAGTTTAAAAGAGAATAGAAGAACTACTTTAGTTATTACAGCAGATAAAGATGATACTGATAGCGAAATTGATATAGGTAGTGATCAGGAAGTAGAAATAAAGTTTGAGAAGTTAGCAGCAGATGTTAAAAACAGTTCATTTAGGTTATATCGACAGGATAACCGAGATGAAATTCTGGCAGCACATGGTGTTCCACCTTATCGGGCAGCCGTAGCTATTAGTGGCTCTTTAGGTCAAAATGTAGCTGAGGAAACTAATGAAATCTATAAAAATTCCACTATAGATCCTAGGCAGACGATTTTAGAGCAGCGAATTAATATGATCTTTCAACAGAAGTTAGAGATTACCGACTGGAGATTTGAGTTTGTAGAGTTAGACACCTCAGACCAAGAAAAGGAAGATGAAAGACATTTTAAGGGATTTGACAAGGGAGCTATTACTCCTAATGAGTTAAGACAGCACTTAGGCTATGAAACTAAAGATGATAAAGAAGCTTTAAATAGTCATTATGTAAATGGAAAGGCAATCACCGGGCCTTTAGCTCAATTATCGGCCAATGATCCAGTTCGAAAAGCTAAGGAATCGGAAGTAGTTAAAGCAGTACATAAGATGAAAGAGAAGCTAGCAAATGTGGTGAAAAAGCATGAGTAA
- a CDS encoding AbrB/MazE/SpoVT family DNA-binding domain-containing protein produces MKATGIVRKVDDLGRIVIPIELRRTLGIETKGEENDGEPLEIYVDDDMIIFKKYEPACIFCGEAQNTTKFKGKVICSGCLESIKKEA; encoded by the coding sequence ATGAAAGCTACAGGAATTGTTAGAAAGGTTGATGACTTAGGAAGAATAGTGATTCCAATTGAGTTAAGGAGAACACTGGGAATTGAGACTAAAGGAGAAGAGAACGATGGAGAGCCATTAGAAATTTATGTAGACGATGATATGATTATTTTCAAGAAATATGAGCCTGCTTGCATCTTCTGTGGAGAAGCTCAAAATACAACTAAATTCAAGGGGAAAGTTATTTGTTCAGGCTGTTTAGAGAGCATAAAAAAAGAAGCATAA
- a CDS encoding ATP-binding protein — MVEVQEAISKVIEKAQKMKEQDFKKKPSKSWDSKKNDCPYDQCNGNGFQIIEQDGRTVAIECDCREEQIISRKLEFATILEEFQDAEIVDFKVDNEHYKKAESRKFAEVCKRAAAKYVRKFQEMKKKRKGLYFYSETAGSGKTMLISAIGNELIHQHKAKVKFATAGDLLNAIRSTYSRDSEISTHELIDAARKVEVLILDDMGQQSIKSDTNDHLFDILNHRLNHPVVTIFSSNCKIEELPYSFRIRDRIKKMAIPIHAPEESARENLAEQENDRLYEKLLTG, encoded by the coding sequence ATGGTAGAAGTTCAGGAGGCGATCAGCAAAGTAATAGAAAAAGCTCAAAAGATGAAGGAGCAAGACTTCAAGAAAAAGCCTTCGAAATCATGGGATTCAAAGAAAAATGACTGTCCTTATGATCAGTGTAATGGCAATGGGTTTCAAATTATAGAGCAAGATGGTCGGACGGTAGCTATAGAATGCGACTGTCGTGAAGAACAGATAATCAGTAGAAAACTGGAATTTGCCACTATCTTAGAAGAGTTTCAAGATGCTGAAATAGTTGATTTTAAAGTTGATAATGAGCACTATAAAAAAGCTGAGTCTAGAAAATTCGCAGAGGTTTGTAAAAGAGCAGCTGCTAAATATGTGAGAAAGTTTCAAGAGATGAAGAAGAAACGAAAAGGACTTTATTTTTACTCTGAGACTGCTGGATCAGGCAAGACAATGTTAATATCAGCTATAGGTAACGAGTTAATACATCAGCATAAAGCAAAGGTTAAGTTTGCTACAGCAGGAGATTTACTTAATGCTATTCGTTCCACATATAGCAGAGATTCAGAGATTTCTACTCATGAGCTAATAGATGCAGCTAGGAAGGTTGAAGTGTTAATTCTGGATGATATGGGACAGCAGTCAATTAAATCAGATACTAATGATCACTTATTTGACATACTCAATCACCGACTTAATCATCCAGTAGTGACTATTTTCAGCAGTAATTGCAAAATTGAAGAGTTACCTTACAGTTTTAGAATCAGGGACAGGATTAAGAAGATGGCTATACCTATCCATGCTCCTGAGGAAAGTGCTAGAGAGAACTTGGCAGAACAAGAGAATGATCGTTTATATGAAAAACTACTAACAGGGTAG
- a CDS encoding terminase gpA endonuclease subunit, with the protein MKNTTLQSKTNSPKMKKPEKHLNFSSDELKAYLTEATKICSLFWAREYRVLNEESYEIFPDYSYLYDIYDHFIKDQVKKDITIRKAAQTGLSELAINVSLWFIDECGDVLYVLPVSRDASDFSNGRFDPALEESDYLDSMFTDVSNVGHKRAGIRNFYLRGSNSKSGLKSVPIDLVIIDEFDECNQNNIPLAYKRLDASKYKWKLKISTPTIPDFGIDKEYKKTDKRKWFVTCSHCSEEQVLDFFDNIMEYLKPEDPAEKAAIRCINCEAELNPTNGKWKPTDPEAEKVGYHINQLMSPTVTDKELVEEYRDALKDGPEAIKDFYNSKLGLSYVSEGDKLSKDQIKDFITDYKTTSDTDRYRSMGVDVGNYLHYVISEPGQNGYKKTVKVGKVVDFTDLDQLIKNYNVKVFIIDMKPEKREAKKLVKRMRKLAFGLMCDYKDDYDQSIKINRNNRIVKVDRTESFDRSLGRFYQGTIRLPQDTMEEYITHLSNLVRVLEEKGRTGEKVSRYKNTGPDHLGHANNYDELALRVLKSISSKNESDGVSADIL; encoded by the coding sequence GTGAAGAATACGACGTTACAATCAAAAACCAACTCACCAAAGATGAAGAAACCAGAAAAGCACTTGAACTTCTCCAGCGACGAACTAAAGGCTTATCTGACGGAAGCGACTAAAATCTGCTCTTTATTTTGGGCTAGAGAATATAGAGTATTAAATGAAGAGTCTTATGAAATATTTCCTGATTACTCTTATCTATACGATATTTACGATCACTTCATTAAGGATCAGGTGAAGAAAGATATTACCATTAGAAAGGCTGCACAGACTGGATTATCAGAGTTGGCAATTAATGTATCTTTATGGTTTATTGATGAATGCGGAGATGTACTCTATGTTTTACCTGTTAGTCGTGATGCTTCGGACTTTTCTAATGGTCGGTTTGATCCTGCCCTAGAAGAAAGTGATTATTTAGATAGCATGTTTACTGATGTAAGTAATGTAGGTCATAAACGAGCAGGAATTAGAAATTTTTATCTTAGAGGCTCCAATTCTAAAAGTGGCCTAAAGTCAGTACCTATTGATTTAGTGATAATAGATGAGTTTGATGAATGCAATCAAAATAATATTCCTTTGGCTTATAAACGGTTAGATGCTTCAAAGTATAAATGGAAATTAAAGATCAGCACACCGACAATTCCAGACTTCGGGATTGATAAAGAATATAAAAAGACAGATAAGCGGAAGTGGTTTGTAACCTGCTCTCATTGTAGTGAAGAGCAGGTTTTAGATTTTTTTGATAATATCATGGAGTACCTAAAACCAGAAGATCCAGCAGAGAAAGCAGCAATTAGATGCATAAACTGTGAAGCAGAATTAAATCCAACTAACGGGAAGTGGAAACCAACTGATCCTGAAGCTGAAAAAGTAGGCTATCATATTAATCAGTTAATGAGCCCAACAGTAACAGACAAGGAGCTAGTTGAAGAATATAGAGATGCCCTAAAAGATGGTCCGGAAGCTATTAAAGATTTTTATAATTCCAAGTTAGGTTTATCGTATGTAAGTGAGGGGGATAAGTTAAGTAAGGACCAAATTAAAGACTTTATTACTGACTATAAAACTACATCTGATACTGACAGATATAGATCTATGGGCGTTGATGTCGGTAATTATCTTCATTATGTAATTTCGGAACCTGGTCAAAATGGATATAAAAAGACAGTTAAAGTCGGAAAAGTTGTAGACTTTACTGACCTGGATCAGCTAATTAAAAATTATAACGTTAAGGTTTTTATTATTGATATGAAGCCGGAAAAGAGAGAGGCTAAAAAGTTAGTAAAGAGAATGAGAAAGCTCGCTTTTGGACTTATGTGTGATTATAAAGATGATTATGATCAATCAATTAAAATAAATCGTAATAATCGGATTGTTAAGGTTGATCGAACCGAAAGTTTCGATCGAAGTCTAGGTCGTTTCTATCAAGGAACAATTAGATTGCCTCAAGATACAATGGAAGAATATATTACTCATTTATCTAATTTAGTGAGAGTTTTAGAAGAGAAGGGGCGAACTGGAGAGAAAGTTTCTAGATATAAGAATACTGGTCCTGATCACTTAGGCCATGCTAATAATTATGATGAACTGGCTTTACGGGTCTTAAAAAGTATTAGCAGTAAGAATGAAAGTGATGGAGTAAGTGCTGATATATTGTAA
- a CDS encoding Holliday junction resolvase RecU, whose protein sequence is MTRISHANRGQALEDMIEATNEQYLHQGKALVQKIPEPVNQISKMDRKGYFKAHYAKKSIVDYLGTYRGYSLAFDAKETSIKTRLDLGNIKDHQYTYLASHTANGGISFLVVWFKEQDEMYYLPFQLLDQYWQGKFQGGRKSIPYQEIAKKKYQIQSQGLVLVDYLSVVERVISNG, encoded by the coding sequence ATGACTAGAATAAGTCATGCTAATCGAGGCCAGGCACTTGAAGATATGATAGAAGCAACTAATGAACAGTATCTACATCAAGGTAAAGCTTTAGTACAGAAGATACCTGAACCAGTAAATCAAATTTCTAAGATGGATAGAAAGGGATATTTTAAAGCTCATTATGCTAAGAAATCTATTGTAGATTATCTTGGTACTTATCGAGGTTATAGTTTAGCCTTTGATGCTAAAGAAACCAGTATCAAAACTAGACTAGATTTAGGAAATATAAAGGACCATCAGTATACTTATCTGGCCAGTCATACAGCAAATGGAGGAATAAGTTTTTTAGTTGTATGGTTTAAAGAACAAGATGAAATGTATTATCTACCGTTTCAATTACTGGATCAGTATTGGCAAGGTAAATTTCAGGGAGGAAGAAAGTCAATTCCTTATCAAGAGATAGCTAAAAAAAAGTATCAAATTCAAAGCCAGGGATTGGTTCTGGTAGATTACCTTAGTGTAGTAGAAAGGGTGATAAGTAATGGTTAA
- a CDS encoding putative metallopeptidase — protein sequence MADYHIAGIEQVENIAQQVIQEDFEKLSNINIGYQFREEARRSKGRVIYASPKKMPDKLANFIDLDLIITIAEDKWNAADENWKKKAIIDDVFRTIHLKDKEDAEGFPRRVADDRYLLSDGRKIRGKKKAEKEQQEICDYDIKIYDHAIKANSKNFERYGAWRKDLEQMQKSVQQTKMDLQKAE from the coding sequence ATGGCTGACTATCATATAGCGGGTATTGAACAGGTGGAGAATATAGCTCAACAAGTAATTCAGGAAGACTTTGAAAAGTTAAGTAATATTAATATTGGATATCAGTTTAGAGAAGAGGCGCGAAGATCAAAAGGACGTGTGATATATGCTTCTCCTAAAAAGATGCCTGATAAATTAGCAAATTTTATTGACTTAGATTTAATTATAACTATTGCAGAGGATAAGTGGAATGCAGCTGATGAAAACTGGAAAAAGAAAGCCATTATTGATGATGTATTTAGAACAATACATTTAAAAGATAAAGAAGATGCAGAAGGATTTCCAAGAAGAGTTGCTGATGATAGATATTTATTGTCTGATGGCAGAAAAATTAGAGGGAAGAAAAAAGCCGAAAAAGAGCAGCAGGAAATATGCGATTATGATATTAAGATATATGACCATGCTATTAAAGCAAATTCTAAAAACTTTGAGAGATATGGGGCTTGGAGAAAGGATTTAGAACAGATGCAGAAGTCAGTTCAACAGACTAAAATGGATTTGCAGAAAGCAGAGTGA
- a CDS encoding sigma-70 family RNA polymerase sigma factor, translating into MVDETEIRKMIGGLLKLYLTGELRDIIEMEEVKSNEGNPLSAMDYSVGGNGIGGVGPKRSPVVQIRNKKNQAVYRKNQLITLQKMLKKAMDIISNSSNWERIIVLYYRDDYTIGQIANKMGYSKRSVEDKKKKALDKIAVLLNFKELDILEV; encoded by the coding sequence ATGGTAGATGAAACTGAAATTAGGAAGATGATAGGTGGATTATTAAAATTATATTTAACCGGAGAGTTAAGAGATATAATTGAGATGGAAGAGGTTAAGTCTAATGAAGGGAATCCATTATCAGCTATGGATTATTCGGTTGGAGGGAACGGGATAGGAGGAGTTGGTCCTAAAAGGAGTCCAGTAGTACAGATTAGAAATAAAAAGAATCAAGCAGTATATCGTAAGAATCAATTGATTACACTTCAAAAGATGCTTAAAAAAGCAATGGATATTATAAGTAATTCAAGTAATTGGGAAAGAATAATTGTTTTATACTACAGAGATGATTATACAATTGGACAAATAGCTAATAAGATGGGGTATTCAAAAAGAAGTGTAGAAGATAAAAAGAAGAAAGCATTAGATAAAATAGCAGTATTACTTAACTTTAAAGAATTAGATATATTGGAGGTGTAA
- a CDS encoding DUF2292 domain-containing protein, with protein sequence MAKITEKVVEEIMEEAKDIKHGEVKLVIKDGKVLDIVTEKRKRIS encoded by the coding sequence ATGGCCAAAATTACTGAAAAAGTAGTGGAAGAGATTATGGAAGAAGCTAAAGATATTAAGCATGGGGAAGTAAAATTAGTTATTAAAGATGGTAAAGTATTAGATATAGTAACAGAAAAGAGAAAACGAATCAGCTGA